Proteins from a single region of Cryptococcus neoformans var. grubii H99 chromosome 5, complete sequence:
- a CDS encoding agmatinase, whose product MYGSLGVSILLMAATPIVLAKIQEGGGYSQQLDPWNDEYANTPDLSFSGVASFAHLPHKRCLDIRDAAFDIALLGVPFDSAVSFRPGARFGPYALRSGSRRQRPDRGYSSRLEVNPYSGDLSILDCGDVPVTPFDPATAIKQINAAYRSLLHHPVVSPEKMQNLNMQRGLDGKIHPRIITLGGDHTIVLPILDAVHEIYGPVSVIHFDAHIDTWNPYRYVGSVSVQAELNHGTFFWHAYEKGFIKPNSSIHAGIRTRFGGPQDLEDDVTAGFDLIHTFDLDDFGVDWISEKIKNRIGGGPVVISLDVDVMDPAFVPATGTPESGGWTSRELRRILHSLSGLNIVALDIVELSPAYDTNAEISAIAAADMVYDFLSILTLGVDNRNDAVSGIKTSKDEL is encoded by the exons ATGTACGGGAGTCTCGGCGTCTCCATTCTTCTGATGGCAGCTACACCAATTGTACTAGCCAAAATTCAAGAAGGCGGCGGTTATAGCCAACAGCTCGACCCTTGGAACGACGAATATGCGAACACTCCTGACTTGAGTTTTAGTGGAGTAGCAAGCTTTGCCCATCTTCCACATAAAAGATGCTTGGACATCAGGGATGCAGCATTTGATATTGCTCTATTGGGAGTACCTTTTGACTCTGCTGTTTCATTTCGGCCCG GCGCGAGGTTTGGACCATACGCTTTGAGAAGTG GCTCACGAAGGCAGCGACCTGATCGTGGCTACAGCAGCAGGTTAGAAGTCAACCCATATTCAGGAGACCTCTCCATA CTTGATTGTGGAGATGTTCCTGTGACTCCATTCGATCCTGCGACTGCCATAAAGCAAATCAACGCAGCGTATCGATCCTTACTCCATCATCCTGTTGTATCACCAGAAAAGATGCAAAACCTAAACATGCAGAGAGGTCTCGATGGAAAGATACACCCCCGGATCATTACTCTGGGCGGCGATCATACCATT GTTCTTCCTATCCTCGATGCTGTTCATGAAATCTATGGGCCAGTCTCTGTCATTCATTTCGATGCTCATATCGACACATGGAACCCATATCGATATGTTGGTAGTGTCTCGGTCCAGGCTGAACTTAACCATGGGACTTTCTTTTGGCATGCGTATGAGAAAGGTTTCATAAAGCCTAATTCATCCATCCACGCCGGTATAAGAACCCGTTTTGGG GGGCCCCaggatttggaagatgatgtgacTGCAGGATTTGATCTTATCCATACTTTTGATTTGGATGACTTTGGGGTTGATTGGATCTCAGAGAAGATTAAAAACAGAATCGGTGGTGGACCGGTCGTGATTAGTCTTGACGTCGATGTCATGGACCCTGCCTTCGTACCTGCTA CTGGCACGCCCGAGTCCGGTGGATGGACTTCTCGAGAGCTTCGTAGGATCCTACACTCACTGAGTGGACTCAATATCGTAGCCTTGGACATTGTGGAACTTTCGCCTGCTTATGATACCAATG CCGAGATATCCGCCATTGCCGCAGCGGACATGGTGTATGATTTTTTGTCTATCCTCACTCTCGGTGTAGATAATCGTAACGACGCTGTCAGTGGGATAAAGACATCGAAGGATGAGCTTTGA
- a CDS encoding L-mandelate dehydrogenase: protein MLARVLTRARPQRSLSAQCFSTASAPRTKYTHRTTAILAGIASAGIALTYQSWNPVRADESSNARAPGVSTVQPSGQKLVSFEEVQKHNKRDDCWVIIDGKIYDVTDFLENHPGGAEIIIANAGKDATKIFKPLHPPDALDMLDPSQHLGPVDPTTMPEPEEEEPTEEDLRMEEARKSMPGVDGMLLVQDFEDWAEKVMSGTAWNYYKSAADREKTAAENEKAFDRYFFRPRILRDATTGSTETEFMGMKTTMPVFISPAAMAKLGNPLGEVNLTRGAGACGIVQGISINASCSLDEIMTARKDGQPVMFQIYLNKDRAASIALLKKVTALGANAIIFTVDTAWRSKRTMDVRAKAQVAPPPSSSGQQKSASPLGVSQAISGYQDTNLTWKDIDFIREHTNLPIIVKGVQCVEDVDLCAKAGVQGVILSNHGGRQCDYAPAPIDLLYELRCNRPDLFDKIEVMMDGGVRSGADVVKAIALGAKAVGIGRSFLYANGTHGEEGVVRLCQILAEEITNTMRNIGAPRLEDLKPEMVGPAGPWVGNNVPPYVKTQ, encoded by the exons ATGCTCGCCCGTGTCCTTACCCGTGCTCGCCCACAGCGAAGCCTTTCCGCCCAATGCTTTTCCACAGCTTCTGCACCTCGCACGAAATACACCCACAGGACAACAGCCATCCTAGCTGGTATCGCATCAGCA GGTATCGCACTGACTTATCAGTCTTGGAACCCCGTCAGAGCAGATGAGTCCTCAAATGCTCGAGCCCCTGGCGTGTCGACTGTCCAGCCCAGTGGGCAAAAGTTGGTCAGCTTTGAGGAAGTGCAGAAACATAACAAGCGGGACGATTGCTGGGTGATAATAGAT GGAAAGATTTATGATGTGACAGATTTCTTGGAAAATCATCCCGGGGGAGCTGAAATCATCATTGCCAACGCTGGGAAGGATGCTAC gaaaatatTCAAGCCCCTTCATCCCCCTGACGCTCTGGACATGCTCGATCCCTCTCAACATCTTGGCCCGGTGGACCCGACAACGATGCCGGAaccggaagaagaggagccaACAGAGGAGGACTTACGCATGGAAGAAGCCAGGAAATCCATGCCGGGGGTCGATGGAATGTTACTAGTACAGGACTTTGAAGACTGGGCGGAAAAGGTGATGAGTGGTACAGCTTGGAACTATTACAAAAGTGCAGCAGATAGGGAGAAAA CTGCCGCTGAGAACGAAAAAGCCTTCGACCGATACTTCTTCCGCCCCAGAATACTTCGAGACGCGACTACTGGTAGTACTGAGACGGAATTCATGGGTATGAAGACGACTATGCCTGTTTTCATTTCCCCTGCCGCCATGGCGAAACTCGGAAATCCTTTAGGAGAAGTCAATTTGACAAGAGGGGCTGGTGCATGTGGCATAGTACAAGGA ATCTCGATCAACGCTTCCTGTTCTCTGGACGAGATCATGACTGCTAGAAAAGATGGACAACCTGTGATGTTCCAGATCTATCTCAATAAAGATCGGGCAGCTTCCATTGCCCTCCTCAAGAAAGTCACTGCACTTGGAGCCAACGCAATTATCTTCACAGTTGATACGGCTTGGCGTAGTAAACGAACGATGGATGTCAGAGCCAAAGCACAAGTGGCTCCACCGCCCAGTAGCAGTGGTCAGCAAAAGAGCGCTTCACCTTTAGGTGTCAGTCAAGCAATCTCAGGCTACCAAGATACAAATTTGACATGGAAAGACATTGACTTCATACGG GAACATACAAACTTACCCATTATCGTGAAGGGTGTTCAGTGtgtggaggatgtggatCTATGCGCCAAAGCCGGCGTGCAAGGCGTGATTCTC TCTAATCACGGAGGAAGGCAATGTGATTA TGCCCCTGCACCTATAGATCTTCTTTATGAGCTGCGCTGTAATCGACCGGATCTCTTCGACAAAATCGAAGTTATGATGGATGGCGGTGTTCGATCGGGTGCAGACGTGGTGAAGGCGATTGCTCTTGGTGCCAAGGCTGTTGGAattggaagaagctttTTGTACGCTAACGGCACACATGGTGAAGAGGGTGTTGTCAGGCTTTGCCAAA
- a CDS encoding chitin deacetylase 2 yields MIPSTAAALLTLTAGAAFAHTGCGGHEIGRRNVGGPMLYRRAVTDEASAAVSTDINTECTAYSYAPVTELISSFPTIWQTASIPSNDTEAQQLFGKINSTLNTKIPNDVPHGTPTGDWTGVNYSNSDPDCWWTHNKCTTPSNDTGLQADISIAPEPMTWGLGFDDGPNCSHNALYDLLLENNQKATMFFIGSNVLDWPLQAMRAHDEGHEICVHTWSHQYMTALSNEVVFAELYYTQKAIKAVLGVTPQCWRPPYGDVDNRVRMIAEGLNLTTIIWSDDTDDWAAGTNGVTEQDVTNNYQSVIDKAGNGTYTTHGPVVLNHELTNYTMSVFMTMFPKIKSAFNYIVPICTAYNITQPYAESNITCPNFETYISGVTNISSSTTQKDGSSSTNTASGSGAAGSASATSSSDDSSSSGGSSGSSGSNNASSGALGMFDSLSGVGLILGGVVAGVMLL; encoded by the exons ATGATCCCTtccaccgccgccgccctcCTCACCCTCACAGCTGGTGCCGCCTTCGCCCATACCGGATGTGGTGGCCACGAGATTGGTCGGCGAAATGTTGGCGGTCCCATGTTGTATCGTCGAGCTGTCACCGATGAAGCTAGTGCTGCTGTCAGTACAG ACATCAACACCGAGTGTACAGCCTACAGTTATGCCCCTGTGACCGAGTTGatatcctctttcccgaCTATTTGGCAGACTGCTTCCATCCCCTCCAATGACACAGAAGCCCAACAACTTTTTGGGAAAATTAACTCCACTCTTAATACCAAGATTCCAAATGATGTACCCCACGGAACCCCCACGGGTGATTGGACCGGTGTGAACTACTCTAACAGTGACCCGGACTGTTGGTGGACTCATAACAAGTGCACGACTCCTTCCAACGACACTGGTTTGCAAGCCGATATCTCCATCGCACCCGAGCCAATGACATGGGGTTTGGGTTTTGACGATGGACCTAACTGTAGTCACAACGCTTTGTATGATCTTCTTTTGGAGAACAACCAGAAGGCTACCAT GTTTTTCATTGGATCCAATGTCTTGGACTGGCCTCTCCAGGCTATGAGGGCTCACGACGAAGGTCATGAAATATGTGTTCACACCTGGTCTCATCAATACATGACCGCCCTCAGTAACGAGGTCGTCTTTGCCGAATTGTACTACACCCAGAAAGCCATCAAGGCTGTTCTCGGAGTTACTCCCCAGTGCTG GCGACCTCCGTACGGTGATGTCGACAACAGAGTTCGTATGATTGCCGAGGGACTCAACCTGACTACCATCATCTGGTCAGACGACACCGATGACTGGGCGGCTGGAACCAACGGCGTCACTGAGCAAGACGTCACAAATAACTACCAGTCAGTGATCGACAAGGCTGGTAACGGTACATACACTACTCACGGCCCCGTTGTTCTTAACCACGAGCTCA CCAACTACACCATGTCTGTCTTCATGACTATGTTCCCCAAGATCAAATCAGCTTTCAACTACATTGTCCCCATTTGCACTGCATACAACATCACCCAACCATATGCCGAAAGTAATATCACTTGTCCCAACTTTGAAACTTACATCTCTGGTGTCACAAACATCAGCAGCTCTACCACTCagaaagatggaagcagCTCAACAAACACTGCTTCTGGTTCCGGCGCCGCTGGTAGTGCCAGTGCCACTAGCAGCAGCGACGACTCAAGCAGCTCTGGTGGCTCAAGCGGCTCTAGTGGCTCAAACAACGCTAGCAGTGGTGCTTTGGGCATGTTCGACAGTTTGTCAGGAGTGGGTCTTATTTTGGGGGGTGTAGTTGCTGGTGTGATGCTGCTGTAA